Proteins encoded within one genomic window of Scheffersomyces stipitis CBS 6054 chromosome 3, complete sequence:
- a CDS encoding predicted protein, whose protein sequence is MFNTPTMLSWLLLPSPALFLIQVLLPTFVTREVFLWFCHEEPLSIAGRGTLVFDLQGQKIRVFNVLYVPDCTQNLLSISAVTTTGDKLVISHDDIVRLKYGQLATRDSRNLYLSCLKIVRPSTVSRANHSAYSAPAPVTVAAPAADAGVAPVSASALVHARLGHPSPTVVRSALKYPNMPRTVVHDSISCEACLSSKSTRVIRKTC, encoded by the coding sequence ATGTTCAACACACCCACTATGCtctcttggcttcttcttcctctgccagctttatttttgattcaggTGCTTCTACCCACATTTGTAACAAGAGAAGTCtttctctggttctgtCACGAAGAACCTCTCTCGATTGCCGGTCGTGGTACTCTTGTGTTTGATCTCCAAGGTCAGAAGATTCGTGTCTTTAACGTTCTTTATGTTCCTGACTGtactcagaatcttctttccatcctgGCTGTTACTACTACGGGCGACAAACTTGTTATCTCTCATGATGACATTGTTCGCCTTAAGTATGGCCAACTTGCTACCAGAGACCTGAGAAATCTTTACTTGCTGTGTCTCAAAATTGTCCGCCCCTCGACTGTCTCGCGGGCTAACCACTCTGCCTACTCGGCCCCCGCTCCTGTTACGGTCGCTGCTCCTGCTGCGGACGCTGGTGTGGCACCTGTTTCTGCCTCTGCTCTTGTTCATGCTCGCCTTGGCCACCCCTCTCCTACTGTCGTTCGACTGGCCTTGAAATATCCGAACATGCCTCGCACGGTTGTTCACGACTCGATTTCATGTGAAGCATGTCTTAGCTCCAAGAGCACTCGGGTGATTCGCAAGACGTGCTGA
- a CDS encoding predicted protein (go_component nucleus~go_function transcription factor activity; zinc ion binding~go_process regulation of transcription, DNA-dependent) has product MGKITRVRTGCWTCKKRHRKCDEGKPYCNNCLKTNRKCEGYGIRLSFDVDDSRNWSKKDKSRIAFIGKPRVNMAIQASQSGTAQPTADPIADTPTSSTSINSATSSMNYSESIRDELTSRGTPSPILSFNAKSRSSSSNLEQFSSELFEDLELLLNAPDVANFVNANSRIHTPNPISFSSSHSVNEGNMNINNEMIDFMDKSNEFSRDIITSNREGNEARDDYSLTYQEENMMLKHFFKKLLPLLDAHPNSPWPDLALKYCDFDIARSCFISLACIHMYESRKGGSEYYRKGMAHINNTMDHLIRYIGTNRESVDGSQTDNKKKQISSFVILVLINVHILFAVLEKGKSSLARFFYKVFASICQDAGFYRVLMDNEKKRSLVVVLSWYDTVSAIVSPDCRLPYCSPTWYGTSYDIISTSKMMGCPGEIFRAMSKKWD; this is encoded by the exons ATGGGGAAGATCACACGAGTAAGGACAGGTTGCTGGACCTGCAAAAAGAG ACACAGAAAATGCGACGAAGGAAAACCATACTGTAACAATTGTTTGAAGACAAATAGAAAATGCGAAGGCTATGGTATTCGACTATCGTTTGACGTAGATGATTCTCGAAATTGGAGTAAGAAGGACAAATCTAGGATTGCTTTTATCGGAAAGCCGCGAGTTAATATGGCAATTCAAGCCTCACAGTCGGGAACAGCTCAGCCAACTGCTGATCCAATTGCGGATACTCCTACTTCTAGTACACTGATTAACAGTGCTACCTCTTCTATGAACTATTCTGAATCAATAAGAGATGAATTAACTTCTAGAGGAACACCTTCGCCAATTCTCTCTTTCAATGCGAAGTCCAGGTCTTCGAGCTCGAATCTCGAACAATTCAGCTCTGAGCTTTTTGAAGATTTAGAGTTGCTTCTTAATGCTCCAGACGTTGCCAATTTTGTGAATGCAAATTCTAGGATACATACACCCAACCCAATTTCGTTTTCAAGCAGCCATTCAGTAAATGAAGGAAATATGAACATAAATAATGAAATGATCGATTTCATGGACAAATCAAACGAATTCTCTAGAGATATCATCACAAGCAATCGAGAGGGCAATGAAGCTAGAGATGACTATTCTCTAACTTATCAAGAGGAGAACATGATGTTGAAGCATTTCTTTAAAAAGCTTTTGCCATTGCTCGATGCTCATCCTAACTCTCCTTGGCCGGATCTAGCATTAAAGTATTGTGATTTCGATATCGCAAGAAGTTGCTTCATATCGTTAGCGTGCATCCACATGTATGAAAGTAGAAAGGGAGGAAGTGAGTATTATCGCAAAGGTATGGCTCATATCAATAATACAATGGATCACTTGATCCGATACATTGGTACTAATAGGGAGTCAGTTGATGGTTCGCAGACGGACAATAAGAAAAAGCAAATAAGTTCTTTTGTAATACTAGTCTTGATTAATGTTCATATTTTGTTTGCTGTCCTTGAGAAAGGGAAGAGTTCCTTGGCAAGATTTTTTTACAAGGTATTTGCATCAATTTGCCAAGACGCTGGATTTTATAGGGTGCTTATGGATAACGAAAAAAAGAGATCACTAGTGGTCGTTCTCTCCTGGTATGATACTGTGAGTGCAATTGTCAGTCCCGACTGCCGGTTACCATATTGCTCTCCGACGTGGTATGGAACGTCTTATGACATTATATCAACTTCCAAAATGATGGGATGCCCCGGGGAGATTTTCAGAGCCATGTCTAAG AAATGGGACTGA
- the EFB1 gene encoding Elongation factor 1 beta/delta chain (translation elongation factor eEF1beta~go_component eukaryotic translation elongation factor 1 complex~go_function translation elongation factor activity~go_process translational elongation) → MSFSDFTNASTLKSLNEFLADKSYVEGTSASQADVTVYKAFQKEYPQFSRWFNHIASFADEFEDLPAGKAPAASAAEEDDDDVDLFGSDDDEVDEEAEKLKQQRLAEYAAKKAAKGPKPAAKSLVTLDVKPWDDETNMDELLENVKSIEQDGLVWGAHQFIPVGYGVKKLQINLVVEDDKVSLDELQATIEEDEDHVQSTDIAAMSKL, encoded by the exons ATGTCTTTCTCAGACTTCACCAACGCTTCTACCCTAAAGTCATTGAACGAATTCTTAGCTGACAAGTCTTACGTTGAAGG TACTTCTGCTTCCCAAGCTGACGTTACAGTCTACAAGGCTTTCCAGAAGGAATACCCTCAATTTTCCAGATGGTTCAACCACATTGCTTCTTTTGCTGACGAATTCGAAGACTTGCCAGCCGGTAAGGCTCCAGCTGCTTCAGCTgccgaagaagatgacgatgatgtCGACTTGTTTGGTtctgatgatgatgaagttgatgaagaagccgaaaagttgaagcaACAAAGATTGGCCGAATACGCTGCTAAGAAGGCTGCTAAGGGACCAAAGCCAGCTGCTAAGTCTCTTGTTACTTTGGATGTCAAGCCATGGGATGATGAAACCAACATGGACGAATTATTGGAAAACGTTAAGTctattgaacaagatggTTTGGTTTGGGGTGCTCACCAATTCATCCCAGTTGGTTACGGtgtcaagaagttgcaaattaacttggttgttgaagatgacaagGTCTCATTGGACGAACTTCAAGccacaattgaagaagatgaagaccACGTTCAATCCACTGACATTGCTGCTATGTCTAAATTGTAA
- a CDS encoding predicted protein, whose amino-acid sequence MPISSISVSLPGGVSAPPIPVRSMLSPVSDLSSDDVAMADDAAMADDDTIVDNGTVIDDVVSPVASKSLVASRSADDGASADDSAMSDDYVMDDETMSLAPIPSCSDYDSCYSYDSDISPDADDDETLPIQPTTVISPVSSRASSNASSRPQCLAGPAPPLLLTHESNSGGKQIQIHSKSHASRRTYDTPNMNQEEISERRLTKHKLTPVPSYDNAN is encoded by the exons ATGCCTATCCTGTCTATCTCTGTGTCCCTTCCTGGGGGTGTGTCTGCCCCACCTATTCCTGTTCGTTCTATGTTGCTGCCTGTTTCTGATCTTCTGTCTGATGATGTGGCCATGGCTGATGACGCTGCCATGGCTGATGACGATACCATTGTTGATAATGGTACCGTAATTGATGACGTCGTCCTGCCTGTTGCTAGTAAACTGCTTGTTGCTAGTAGGCTGGCTGATGATGGTGCCCTGGCTGATGATTCGGCCATGTCCGATGATTATGTCATGGATGATGAGACTATGTCTCTCGCACCGATACCATCTTGTTCCGACTACGACTCGTGCTATTCTTATGACTCGGATATTTCTCCTGACGCggatgatgatgaaaccCTTCCCATCCAGCCTACCACCGTGATTTCTCCTGTTTCTCTGCGCgcttcttccaatgctTCTTCACGTCCGCAATGTCTTGCTGGCCCTGCacctcctcttcttctcacTCATGAATCCAATTCTGGGGGGAAACAGATTCAGATCCACAGCAAGTCTCATGCATCGAGAAGAACTTACGATACACCAAATATGAATCAGGAAGAGATAAGTGAGCGAAGGCTCACTAAACATAAGCTTACACCAGTTCCCTCTTATGACAATGCT aattga
- a CDS encoding predicted protein (go_function nucleic acid binding), with translation MSFQQPDVQALFEQYPSGVETWKAVETKYTIASYRDAVGYLKYLFDRLADPTITTEAGLLIAEKLTAFMAKYNDESRKALLFLYGTGNSKVRDLFFSQVGSTATVTADEVLNFFTYHDELSPPAISSALLVSSSSQSGYAITPSPSGRRQVTRNMTRAKGNDPVWNIDCYNCYGCGHTANSCTSPFRES, from the coding sequence ATGTCATTCCAACAGCCTGACGTTCAGGCGTTGTTTGAACAATACCCTCTGGGGGTGgaaacttggaaagctGTCGAAACCAAGTACACAATCGCCAGCTATAGGGATGCGGTCGGCTATCTCAAGTACTTATTTGATCGCCTTGCTGATCCGACCATTACGACTGAAGCTGGGTTAttgattgctgaaaagttgactgCGTTTATGGCCAAGTACAATGACGAGTCCAGGAAAGCGctcctcttcctttatGGTACAGGGAACTCCAAGGTGAGagatctcttcttttctcaagtTGGACTGACTGCCACCGTGACGGCGGACGAagttttgaatttctttaCCTATCATGATGAGCTTTCCCCACCTGCAATATCCTCCGCCTTGCTTGTACTGTCCTCGTCTCAATCTGGGTATGCAATAACGCCTTCTCCATCTGGCCGTCGTCAGGTTACTCGCAACATGACGAGAGCAAAAGGTAATGACCCGGTGTGGAATATTGACTGCTACAATTGCTATGGGTGTGGTCATACGGCGAATTCCTGCACCTCTCCTTTTCGTGAAAGTTAA